The genomic interval cagacaccgcgtgctccatctccagggccacccgggcgcggagcattcccaAACTCTTCTATTTCTATGTCTGGGGACAGCCTGCCTGTAATACAAGGCGTGGCATTCCCGATGATGAGTAAAAACTCACACTAGCCATTCAGAGCTCTACGCCCACTGAGGACACCAATCAAGAAAGAGGCGTAGTCGAGATTGTATTTAAGGCCaatcagaacatttttttttcaattaagtAGATTTGTTTTGAATCAGGTTGACtttttttgtatgtttcgatCCCCTTTTatgagattgagggagggaggttcaggatgtaactttatttttttttaaaaaatccaaaaacTAAATGATAACagagtcaaataataattttaattttttttatgggCAGTCagctttttttgtgtgttttaggccccccttttataagaagggggggttagggtgtgttcatgtgcagtaaatccaaaaaaaaaaagtgtcaaattataattttattatctcggtccaggatgcactccaatccctgcggtgcccatccgtcgcggaaagcctcaaatgtaccggcagacaccgcgtgctccctctccagggccatcgCGGTGCGAAGAAtgctgcggaagagaggcagacggtCGGAGCGACCGTCCCCATGGGCCGGGTCGAGCCTGGATCTGTAGATGACCACTTTGGACAGGCCTAGGGCCAGACCCATGAGAATGTCCTCCGACTTGcctgcgccccccacccccaaactccccactcccctcaacgggtggccaaagatcaggagcgtgggactgaagtcctCGTGGGTCtggtcctgggcctgtccaaggtggccatctacaggtccaggctagacatggcctatgggggggggggcggtcgctccgactgtctgtctctcttccgcagcattctccgtgcccgggtggccctggagaaggagcacggagTGTCTGCCGTTATGTTTGAGACCGGGGACTGGAGTGGATAGTTGATTACGACAGTGACATTTTGGTTTCATTCGGTTTCATTGCTATGATTGGGTGTGCCACAAGAAAAAATTCTTACAGCACTTGAATAGGTTTTCGGGGTTCCTGACACTGGGGCTCAAAGACCCattagaaaaaaagagaaactcaGTGTCTCCTTCTTGTTCAATTAAAAGAGTAACATTGAGACAATGGCACCGAGGGACTGGATAGCATGCTCGTAGTGgaaggaatattttttattgaAGAGAGTGACTCAGGCTGACTGATGCACAGGGACATGGACACACAGGCTGCAGACTGCACAGTGTTACAAGGGGACATGGGAATGGGTGGgattctggggaatgggggagatggggagaaaagaacagaacaaatgaggagcagggggagaaatCATTAGAAAGAGAGGTTAAAAAACAGACAGGTCACAGAATAAAAACAAACAGCAGGTTAAAATGAAGTGAAGAAACTTATGAAATAGAACAAGAgaagtgattgaatgaaaggaggatCCTGAAGATATTGGGTTTTTGTgtgtttttccctttttttttggtgtttttcggccccccccacttttttcagggggaggggtcagggtttTTTTCCGTTCGTGTGATGAGAAAGCAGCTATTTGATTGGCTGCCAAACATTTATCATCAGTGATGTCACATCCTGTAGTTAAAGATGGGTTGGGTCTGAAAGAATAAATATAGCAGCTTAGGTTTGAGGTCCTTATGTTCATATTGTTTATAGTCAGTTGCTggtctattaaaaaaaaagtagtttgGATGGCTTCTCAAGTGTGTCAGAattaccacaaggagtgtgaggatggtgtcaacaagcagataaatatggagctctattcctcctatgtttatcttTCTATGGTGAGCTTTGGGTTTCTTTGGGTATTTTGTCTTATTAACTAATGTAGACTTACTGAATTCTAGTGAATTAACCTTTTAAATTCAGTAAAATAATTGAATTTGCTGTTCTAATATTTCTTTTAAGTATCTTTATAGTTGTGATGTTTTATTATCCTTTCAAATGGATTGTCTGGGTCCTTTTTTATATAGTTTCCATGTTGGAGTTTACATTGAGACTGTGAAATgcattccccaccccccaaaaaaaaaagcctaTTCAGTACATTGGCCAGTGAGTGTCTTTTGAGTTACAGATGACTTGCCCATAGTTGGGGTCTTTGAAACACCTGTGGTGAAATCTTTAGTCAAAACACAAATCCATGGGCATTCTTAGCCATAGCTCCATACTCTTGATCTTGTAACCTGTCTTTTCCAGCCAAAAGCTTAATTGAACTTCTCAAAGTTTCTAAAATCAAATTGGGAATTTACAAAATGGGTGGAGTTTCTTGCTTAATGAAGGGAGTTTTGTTCAGGTTTGGGATGGAGTGTAACCCTTGTCTGTACAATAGCAAGAAACTTGTAATTGATGGAATGTATAGAACACAGTGGAGAAATGTGTGCCTTTTTTAATCAAGTAAGGCTGACATTGGGTTGCTCTCTGTTGTTATCAGGAAAGTGCCCAATTGCTACAAAGCAATGAACATAAAGCCTAATTTGAGCAAAAGGAAATTTATATCTCACTCTTCACTGGTGCCGACTGGTCATGGCCTCAAATGTGTGTACTGGTGGACACTGCAtgctccctctcctggaccacatGGGACTGGGCAAGACCATGAACGAAGCAGGTCAGCCCTCCTTGGGCTGTGCTGATCCTTGACATGTGAATAGGGGGTGGGGGTTTGTGGTGAGTTCAGATTATTGATTTGGAAAAGTTTTTCAGATGTCAAATGTACATCTAAATTTTCCCTAATTTAGTGATCTGAACTAATTTGAGTTTTATCCTCTCACATTGTTTGTCTCTGTTACAACTTATTTTCTTGGAATGTCACAAGTTCTGATCCAGTACACAGACCCTCTAAAAGGAGGAGACTCATTGCATGAGTTAATTGACTAATTGTGCACCGTGGTCTTTCTGAATCACTTGTGGTGGAACAGGTAGCTTTCGGCACCTTGGTCACAGTATCCAACACTGAAGGAGGACCTGTCATGTGACTTCCTGGTTAATGCTTTGTATAAATTGAGATGTGGGCAGGAGGTACCTGAATGGCCAAGTAGCTCAAGCTTGAGTTTAAGTTGAGTTGCTCAGTGTGGTCAAAGACTGAGGTGATTCCATtctccactggccacctgttgTCTACTTTCACCAGGTGAACTGAGTTAGGAAATATGAGTACTCTTTAAAAATGATCAAACTCCTTGGTTCCCTGATCCATGGTGAAATCACTGGACTGATGTTTGTTCTCTATCTTAATTTGGTATGATTGTTTAATTGACTCTTGTGCCtacagtcctattactttgaccgggatgatgttgccctgcgtcactttgctgagttcttcaaggagcagtcacatgaggaacgggagcacgctgagaaactgctgaaattccagaatcagcgtggaGGCCGAATCATCTTGGAGGACATCAAGGTTTGTTCATcgaatcaggccatttggctcatagtgtctgtgctggctctttgaaagaatatccaattagtccctcgtgccctgctctttccccatagagctgtAAATTATTCCTTTTCATGATTCTATACATAAAAATCTGTTCTGACAGttgctattgaatcagcttccctttcaggcatttcattccagattgtaacaattcactgtttatatatgaaatctctatcttccctctggttcttttgcccattatcttcaatgtgtcctctggttaatgacccaCCTGCCAGTTGTTGAGATCATGACTGGGCCAAATGTAATTTATTGAGGCTTATTTTCATATTGAATGATTGGTCCCCAGTGCAGCCTCTATCCAGCTTTCAGAATGTGGAAAATTTCTCCAcagcagagaagatgttttctcATTAATGAGCCACATGTTCTACATTATAACTGAACAGAGTACTTGTTGCTAACATCAGGGCAAAAATCAATTTTCTTGCACTCTCCAGTCATCCTCTTGTTTCAGGCTAGTTTGAGATTAATACTGCATGGGATGCAGATGGGAGCTTGAGCATTTTGTGACTTGAAAGACTTcccttttcagaagccagagcaggatgagtggggcaatggtctggaggcgatgcagagagctctgcagatggagaaggatgtgaaccagagtctgctggatctgcacaaactgtccactgagaggacagaccctcatgtaagtccCTAATGCATCAGTGGCGTTTAGCTTTtgggtttatttttaatttgggaTTGTGTAATTTAGCACTGTCCTTTAAAATCACATCAGACTGAATGCAGCTCAATACTTTCCATTTCTGAGGTTTGTTAAATCTACTGAAGGTGAGCATTAAAATCTGTCCTTGAAATCAATCTGTTTCAAGGGTTGAGATATCTTGGGCTTGAAGGGAACCTTCAAATGGATACTGACTTTAGGTGAGGGACTGGGGCAGGGCAGCATTTATTTTCAATACCAGTGGCTGGGAGGGCAAGGAGTTAGATCTAGTAGTCTCTTGGCCATATTTTGTAATGAGACCTTGAGTATTCCCCAGTAGGGAAGTGAGATTAAAGGAACCTAATGATTCAAGTAGCTagcttgatttttatttttccctttccagttgtgtgacttcctggagacccactacttggatgaacaagtgaagatgatcaagaagcttggagatcacatcaccaacctgaagagactgggagcccctgagaatggcatgggagtgtacctgtttgacaagcacaCCCTGGGGGAGGAGTGACTGGACTGTTGTCCATGTTGCAGATATTCAACTTGTGTATTGAAGTTTTATGTTGCCATCTCTCTGAACTGGGAATGGAATTCAAAGTCTAAGATTAACTTCCAAACATTGCAGTTGAGTGTTCTTGCAGctgaaataaaacattttgatGTTGAACTGGTTCCTTTTCTTCAGTAATTGAGCACATTCTAACACCAATGCACGTGGCCTTGCGTCAAACAAAAAAACATTCTAAGAAATAGGTTGTCACCGTGATAAAATCTGATTTGTTTGGGCACATGGATGTTttaaccccttcccctccagaagGCTTAATTTGGTTTTGTAGCAGCCTAGGATGGCCATCAGGCCAAAATTAGATTTGTACCTAACAGCTTTCAATATTTGGTGTTCTGTAGTAGAGATTAAAGTGTAATCTGATTAAAGTAAGACCTCTTCCTCCACATAGGCTTGAATCCCTTTTGGAGAGTGTGCATTTTTTTAttactattcgttcatgggatgtgggcatcaatgGTGATTACAGTAGTTAACCTTCTGAATAAACAACCCCACACATTGCTGCTGACTTGTCCATTGTAGGACATGAGGAAGTAGTTACAAAAATCCTGGAGCAAAGTAAGACCAAATCTCCAATTGTTCCTGCTAGGGTTACCTGGctctttcctccttctcttcaGCCCATCTTTTTCTTCCTGTGCAGAACTTTGGTCCAGCTCCTGCTATTTGTTTCAatctcaatttttattttccagtctctgttcacctcctgcaccttttaTATCCTGGACCCCATAGCCTCTAAAATACTTCCATTTGCTGTTGCAAATCTAAGAGCCCCTCTAAGTTTCCCTTGCTGGATTCTGTTTCATTAAACAGTTCTTGCCCCATTCCCCGCTCCTTGCGAATACAATCTTTGTGTAATCTtatttggcctggaaccaaataACACTAGATCCCAATTGCCAAAACTGCCACTTATAAGTCTACTGAAGAGTTGGAGAATAGAGCCATCTAATTAAAGGCTAAACCACCAACTACTTGGTCTGTTTAAAGCTTTAACTGAGTTTGCACCAGTGATGTTCAGGTTATTCTCACACAGGGATCATATGATCAGATCAGTCCATCGACCCCACTTTTCGTTGCTTCATCTTTCCTTCACTAGGTTCCACCTTTGATTTTTTAGCCTGCTGTTTGTTGTTGATCCGACAGTATTCTGATGTGATCTGGAACACAAAATATCCACGGGGCCCCATCCTTCCCTGACCGGATTTAGGGAAATATCAGTAACTCCCCTTTCTAATGAGAAAATTCACCACTCGACTCTTTCCACTTGGTGTTTGACTGTCCAAAAAGTACAAGAGATTAATCATTGAAACAAGGGATTAACAAACCCAGGAAATACCAGATAGTCTGTTCACCACTGTCGCtcactgtttttacaaccaacacTACACACAGTGTTTGCCTCTCACCGCAATCCCTCCCAACaccaaacccccccacccacaaaTCCCTTCAGTCAATGGTCCACAGTCTCTTCCCCGTGGAGTGCTCTGCATTTTATTGTTTGTAAAATGTCATGATGACAAAACAAGAACTCAACATGCCGTGGCCCCCTTCACTTTCCAGCCGATGTGTGTACAGATGCTCACTGACCCTAGAATTGATGGAGTATTGAAGGACTTGTGTTTAACACGTTCATCACACCCACTTTCCATTCGCCTGACTCGCTGTTGGTTGCTGTTCACAGGCTCTGATCTGTTTGGATGTTGCCTCAAACCCGCAGCTACTTGCCAAATAACCAACTCACGGATCCATCCAGAATTATTCAAAGACACTGACccgcaaacaacaattaaacctgTGGTTCTGGATCTTTGAACCGTCACGATCAGTGACCATAACCGATGGGATGGGGGCAGATCCACCAATTGACAATTTGGTCCATTATGGTCAAGTGCCCGGGTGGCCCCGGAGAGGGAGCATGTGGTGTCGACCGTTACGCTTGATGCCTTCCGCGACCGCTGGGCACCGCAGGGTATAGACTGTCTTTCAGACATCAATAATAGAATCCTGATTTAATTGGGAAAGTATCCTGTTGTTTTTGGTGGCACTTGATGCTTATTTTGGTATCTTTTCAGTTTGATTGGACCATCCAATATTAGTGGTGCCCTGAGAGGGCCACTTGTGATGGTTTATGTTTGGTGACCctggggcaacccagagtctcCCTTATTGGTCCATCAAAGAAAGGTCGATTATGGTCAAGAATATGGTCacgatcagattttttttttctttggagtgtgggatggaagagcagccatggtttttttgcttttcctttctttgtgttttaggccccccttttataagaaggggagggggggttggttgtgtttatgtgcagtaaatcaataaacccaaaataagtgtcaaattataattttattacatcgatccaggatgcactccagtccctgcggtgcccaccggtcacggaaacAGATTTTACAGTTTGAGGAAAGTCAAAGCAATTGGATCTTTATTGAATTGTCAGCCAATGATGCTCCTCCTTCAAAGTTCTGACTGGCTCTGGGTgtcatctcccctcctcccttttcttgattggtgttctgagagaggatGTAATTTCTGATTGGGTATTGCCAACTGTCACGCATCATCTAGGCTGCCACGCCCAGGATTAACCAGCAGTATAAATATGGAGCTTTGGGTGGCTGTTTTTCAGTTTCTTGCTTCAATAGAGTTGTTTAgttttgttaaagttaatttaaagatggcttcccaagtgtgtcagaactatcacaaggagtgtgaggatggtgtcaacaagcagatcaatatggagctctattcctcctatgtttatcttTCTATGGTGAGTTTTGTTTCTTTGACCCCTTCACATTGGAGATTCTAATGTGACATTACAAAATTCTGTTTTCTCCAACTCATCTATTGCCTTTTCTCtaatctgcaccccctccccccaattgatGGATGGTGAGTGTCTTTTTAAAGCTGTAATATAATGTGATTTATCATTATCAAAATGTCTCCCTCTTCCTTGCAGTAGTTGCACCACATTCTATATCTTAAATCTCAATTGTTCACTTTCCTGGTGTCTGAGCTTTCTATTGAAGTTGTGTTTTGCAATGCACTCTGCATTCAATGCCTGGGAttcatatttcttaccctctattctacatctctccacagtctttccccacattctccttgcaatgggggggggggggtggggaggtcatAATCTTAAATTAGAGCGAGTCCATTTAGGAGGTAAGTGAGGAAGCACTTTTCCCCTCAAAGGtactggaaatctagaactctctcccttgaaagtctgtggatgttggggattaattggtgctttcaagactgaaatcttttgttgggtcagggtattgAAGGATGAGTTTATGTACAGATCCATGTTCTAATTAAATCATTGAGTTGGCTCAAATGGCTGTATGTCCCACTTCTGTTTCTATGCTCTGAACCTTCACTTTTTAAGTACCAGCTTGTCCctgtctgtcttctctctctgcctttgctctATTGGTGGTAGGGCCTTCAGCCATTTTGGTCCTACTCAGTGTAACTGTTAATCCCTTTGCCTTCctacctctgtctgtctctcaaagCATTCAAATGCTAACAGTTTCTAGTCATGCAACTCTTACTGCTTGGTATCTGTTTCTCCTCTGAAATGCCTTGATGTTTAGTGTTGAAGGTGCTAAGTTAATGCTGTTTGTGGTAGTTGTAGAAAGGGGTTTGTTTCAAATTTCAGTCATGAAAAGGATGTAAGCTTTTATGTTCCTTCACTAATTTCTAGACATATAATTCAGTCTTGGGTGTGAAGATTAAAGTGAAATATTGTGTTGAGCATGTTCAAAGCTGAATTGGTAATTTTCCATTGGCCAGCTTCCCTATTGCTAGGAGTGAGATTATCTCACTACCAGGTTAGTGAAGCAAGTCAGCCTGTGCTAGTTTTCAGAACCATCTGCCTACAAGctcagtgagacttgaacccttgacagaaagcaaaatattgaGGTTGGCTTTATGTACAATACCCATGATAATTCTGATACCCAACTACTTTTGATCTCaccagtcctattactttgaccgggatgatgttgccctgcgtcactttgctgagttcttcaaggagcagtcgcATGAGGAAtgggagcacgctgagaaactgctgaaattccagaatcagcgtggGGGCCGAGTCATCTTGGAGGATATCAAGGTTAGATTTAATGGAGTGGCCTTCTGAATGGCTCCCCTTAAATGgacaattttaaatatttctaaagCAATTTGTTCTAATGctcataattacatagaatgtccagcacagaatcaggacatttagcccaactggtctatgctggtgtttatgctccacatgagctgccTCCCACCTTCATCTTGCCCTATCATATCCATCTATTACTGTGTCCCTCAGTACTTCTCCTTAAAGACATTTATACTATTTGACTCGTGGTTGTGGTGGTGTAATTCTATATTCTTGGGACAATTGGTTCATGGCAACATGGACATCTGATTGCTTTTCACCCCTATTTTCCTTCAGTACTTTCTTGTGTATTTTGTTTAATCCATTAAGTGAACTGGCTGAGACCTGATTcccttttcagaagccagagcaggatgagtggagcaatggtctggaggcgatgcagagagctctgcagatggagaagaatgtgaaccagagtctgctggatctgcacaaactctCCACTGAGGcgacagaccctcatgtaagtttTTAATGTGGGCCTTTGGGTAAGTTCGAGGTGGTGGAAATTTACTGTCCTTGAGCCTATTCAAAAGATCTTCATACCCAATAGCTTTGTTGGTGTCATGCTCAAAttttattggggaggggagacaggAAAGGGAGATTGCCCTACTGTCTGCATTGGAAGTAAATGTATCTGATCCCAGGATCTAAGCACTTAATAGAGCAAAGTTACTGTATAAAATGCATCAATCTAAAGTGCACCACTTGACTATCCTCCAGACCAAGAAGATTAAAATCCAAACCCTTGGAGAAGCTCAGATCTTCCTCCATCTCTTGCTGGACATAACTATTTTCCATCTTTtcttccagttgtgtgacttcctggagacccactacttggatgaacaagtgaagatgatcaagaagcttggagatcacatcaccaacctgaagagactgggagcccctgagaatggcatgggagtgtacctgtttgacaagctcaccctgggggagagtgattgaACTGACTGCAGGGATAAAGCTTCTTGTTCAGTACTCCTGTTTATAATCTGAAGAACCCCTATCCTGTAGCAATGGTGACTTTGTACTAAGAGCTGTGAGACCTGGGCTCTTCATGTGAAATGTAATAGTAACTGGAAATAAACTGTTACAGAAGACTGGGTTTTGGCTCCTTGTCAATTGAGTGATTTCTTATTTTTCAGATTAACATAATTCAGCTGTTGTAACAAATTACATTGGGCTATGTATTGGCTTTAGGGTGAGATTCTGCCCTATGACATTTTTTCTTCTGGGGTCATATCAATGTAGTGACTTGGGTGTTGAGGGCCAATGTGTCTGCCTTGAGTGTAAATTGTATTTATGCAGTAAAATGATTACTGCTGATTTCAATGCAAAGAACAATACAGTAATGAGTTACTGTTCCTATTAGTACTGCATATTATCAACTGTTTAACTCATTAATGATGCAAAATCAGCTGCTGTAACATTTTGTTCCAATAAAACACAAGGAAAGTGAACTCGTAATTTCAGTCCAATAGGCAATTTTTTTAAGAATAGTATCTGCCTGGGGAAGAACAATCCAGATGCTTTGTTTTCAAAGATGCTACAGACCTCAGTAGGTAGTTGGGGTAGCTTATGAAATCACTCACTATTACTCCTAATAAACTGTTTGTTTGGAGTCAAATAGGTCTCATATGGGGGAGTGCAGGTTCCCTGTTTGTCTATTTCCCTTCATTTTCATCTTCTGCCCTCCAACCCCCTGTTAATCTCCCCCATGAATAATAAATTGGGTATGGTACAGAAAAAATACCTCGAACTAAACTCCAGCAAACAAAATCTTCCTTCTGGGAGACGTAGTAAATGCACTAAACAACTAACTTGAACCATTAAGTTGAATAGATAAGGCTCCTAAACTCTTCCATACCACTACTGTTCCATCAATTCATAAACCCAATATAAGCAGCTCATCCATAAATCTATCAATTTGTATTTATCCCATTGTGCAGTTAATACTAGATTACAATTCTAAATTCTACTGGATCACCATTTCATTTAAACCAAGTTAAATAGATATTTTGCCTGAAACTCCACATCCCAATGCCATCAATTCATAAACACAATACAATCAGCTCCTCCATAAATGTGTCGATTTGCCTATAGTCCTATTGTGTGTTCCATACCAAATTGTAATCAACCTTTCCAAATCCTATGGGTTCTCCattcatctccttcacccctatgAATGGATTCAAATGTTGATGCTGTAGCTGTAATTATCCAGTGTTTCCAAGTGAAGTTTAGGAACTTGTGACttgcactgggtgtgatagaatTGCCGTCTTCAGTCAGTCCATGTTAATATCTTTatattgatggagtaaataaggggaaactgattCCAGTAGCAGACCGGTTAGTAACCagcaaacacagatttaaggtgattggtaaaagaaccagaagtgacacGAAACTTTTTTcagtgttctgatctggaatgcattgcctcatcgggtggtggaagcagatttaataactttcaaaaggaaattggataaatacttgaagggggaaagagcaggggagtgggactaattggatagcactttcaaagaggcagcataggcacaatgggctgaatggcttctttctgtgctgtaataggaTATTATGATCTCTGAAGGCACTTTTGGGATATCAATGTCACCACATTTCATACGTTGTTGAGCCATAATTTTACGAGTCAGTGTGGATTATCTGGTAGCTTTGACTGCTGCATAGTTCGCacctttgaggtgtagtcactgttgtaaggtaagaaatgcggcagtcaatttgcctcCAGCAAggacccaaaaacagcaatgaaatattgagctgataatctgttttagtgatgttagttgagggataaatattggtccagatattggggagaactccgctgctcttcctcgaaatagtgctgtgggatattttacgtccacctgagagagcagatgaggcctcgatttaatatcacatccaaaagacggcacctccgacagtacagcactcccttagtcagcctagaatatgtgctcaagtctctggatgatgacttgaaccctcaaccttctgactctgaggtgagagtgctgccactgagccacagctgacacaaatggagatgtttgtgtgggtgacattgcattcagtaatcttcactgcctctcattctcgctgaatatcctgaattttaccaaacaacatttcatgagaatcaaaactaaaaatgatgcatcccacaatgctttgcccagt from Heptranchias perlo isolate sHepPer1 chromosome 35, sHepPer1.hap1, whole genome shotgun sequence carries:
- the LOC137302232 gene encoding ferritin heavy chain B-like, yielding MASQVCQNYHKECEDGVNKQINMELYSSYVYLSMSYYFDRDDVALRHFAEFFKEQSHEEWEHAEKLLKFQNQRGGRVILEDIKKPEQDEWSNGLEAMQRALQMEKNVNQSLLDLHKLSTEATDPHLCDFLETHYLDEQVKMIKKLGDHITNLKRLGAPENGMGVYLFDKLTLGESD
- the LOC137302054 gene encoding ferritin heavy chain A-like, with the protein product MFILFIVSCWSIKKKVVWMASQVCQNYHKECEDGVNKQINMELYSSYVYLSMSYYFDRDDVALRHFAEFFKEQSHEEREHAEKLLKFQNQRGGRIILEDIKKPEQDEWGNGLEAMQRALQMEKDVNQSLLDLHKLSTERTDPHLCDFLETHYLDEQVKMIKKLGDHITNLKRLGAPENGMGVYLFDKHTLGEE